One part of the Sciurus carolinensis chromosome 4, mSciCar1.2, whole genome shotgun sequence genome encodes these proteins:
- the Hmgb2 gene encoding high mobility group protein B2 has product MGKGDPNKPRGKMSSYAFFVQTCREEHKKKHPDSSVNFAEFSKKCSERWKTMSAKEKSKFEDMAKSDKARYDREMKNYVPPKGDKKGKKKDPNAPKRPPSAFFLFCSEHRPKIKSEHPGLSIGDTAKKLGEMWSEQSAKDKQPYEQKAAKLKEKYEKDIAAYRAKGKSEAGKKGPGRPTGSKKKSEPEDEEEEEEEEEDEDDEEEEEDEE; this is encoded by the exons ATGGGTAAAGGAGACCCCAACAAGCCGAGGGGCAAAATGTCCTCGTACGCCTTCTTCGTGCAGACCTGCCGGGAAGAGCACAAGAAGAAACACCCGGACTCCTCCGTCAACTTCGCCGAATTCTCCAAGAAATGCTCGGAGAGATGGAAG ACCATGTCTGCAAAGGAAAAGTCGAAGTTTGAAGATATGGCAAAAAGTGACAAAGCTCGCTATGACAGGGAGATGAAAAATTACGTTCCTCCCAAAGgtgataagaaaggaaagaagaaagatcccAATGCTCCTAAGAGACCACc ATCTGCCTTCTTCCTGTTTTGCTCTGAACATCGCCCAAAGATCAAAAGTGAACACCCAGGCCTGTCCATTGGGGATACTGCAAAAAAACTGGGTGAAATGTGGTCTGAGCAGTCAGCCAAAGATAAACAGCCATATGAACAGAAAGCAGCTAAGCTAAAGGAGAAGTATGAAAAG GATATTGCTGCATACCGTGCTAAGggcaaaagtgaagcaggaaagaAGGGTCCTGGCAGGCCAACAGGCTCAAAGAAGAAGAGTGAACcagaagatgaagaggaagaagaggaggaagaggaggatgaagatgatgaggaagaggaggaggatgaagaatAA